One bacterium genomic window, CTGAATCCGTGCTGGACTGATACCGGTCCGCCGGACCCTCGAAATCGAGCAGGAATCTTATCCGCGGCTCGGGATACCGCGCGATCATGCCCGACCCCATCGTAATGCCGTAGCCCGTGGTGTAAACCACCAGCCGGCTTGTGTCCACATAGTCTCGACTCGCCAGAAGCGACTCACAGGCGTGCATCCCGTCCTGCTGCACGTACCCGTCGTAGTTCTCCGTGTATGCCCCGCTCCGGCCTCTGCCGTCCGGGTCAAAGTGCATGAACGCGAAGCCGTCCGACGCGATGTCGTCGGGTGTCGTGGTCGAATCGAGCTGGCTGCCGTACCCTTTGCCGCCCGGCACAAAGATCACGCCGGGCACGCGATTCGAGGGCCCGGCATAGGCCGGCCGGTGGATGTGCACGTACAGGCTGCAGCCGGAGGAAGGGTTGACTACCCAAAGAGTCTCGACCACTTCCGGCGCGGTGTTCGGATACTGCCAAACGATGCTGTCCGCCGTGTTCAGTTCCACCACCCGCTCAAACTCAGAGACAAGCGTGTTGCCGGTATTCAGCCGCACCGCGGTACACGGCATCGTCAGACCGGCGGCGCTCCAGACGATCGCCCCCGAAGAGTCTACCTCGATGACCCGGTTATGGCCGGGGTCAACTATCAGCGTGTTGCCGTTCAAAAGGCGCTGAGCGCATGAGGGCATGGTGATGCCGGTGGCATAATGCCAGACTACCGTGCCGGTCGAGTCGACCTCTATTACCTGACTGCTGTCCGAGTTGCAGATAAGCGTGTTGCCGTTCGCCAACCGGCTGCCGTTGTGCGGTGCGACGAGATTCGAGCAGCTCCAGACAATCGAGAGGTCGGGCGTGACCTCGATGACCCGGTTGTCGTCACGGTCGGTAATAAGCGTGCGGCCGTTTGCCAAACGGTAGGCTTCGTTCGGGTAGTGCAGTCCTGATGAATCCAGCCACACACGGTCGCCGTCGAGGTTCACCTCGAGGACCTTGTTTCCGCCGCTCGAAGACATCAGCGTGTTGGAATCCGCCAGTCGGCGCGCGGTGTGAAGAAACGGCACGTCGCCCTTGATATACGCCCAGACCAGCCGGCCCAGGCTGTCCACTTCGAGCGCACGGGAATCATTGCCGGTGAGGACGGTGCCGTCGGCAATCAGCGTGTTGCCGTTAGGCAGACGCTGGACACCAAGCGGCGCAATCTGCACCGAGGCCGAAGCAAGCGACAGGCAGCCCGCCACGGCGACGAGAATAACGGACAACGGTAACCAACGGTGATTCAAGCACACCTCCTGTATTTTAACCATGGGGAGAATACGTCATAGGGTAGTGACCGAATGACTCGGCGTCACGCACTCGCGTCCCATGAAGGCTGCCGGGCCTGTCAGCGCGCTACCCCCCGCATTGCGTTCCGCCAGCCGCTGTGTGTGGTATCCGGAACCCCGCGCCAATGCTCCGTCGAATAGCCGGGGCCGTCTTTCCCGCCTACGTGGTTGAGACCTTCAACCGGACCCGGCCACTCCGCAATCGGTCCATAGAACGCACCGGTAACTCCCACGGGGATAGTACCTTCCTCAGTCCAGACATTGGTGCCGGGATTCCACCAGGCTACGCCGTTCCTGGGCGTCCAACAATCGGCGCCGCCCCAGCAGTAGAGTCGTTCGAGAATACCGGAGCCCCACGGCGCGAAGTTAGGCGAATTGCCGCCGACGCAAGCTGGCGGAGCGGCTTCGGTCGTCCATGTGTGAGAAATCGGATCGTAGACCTGAAAGGAGCCATTAGTATAGAAACCACCGATTTCGTAGATCTTGCCTTGGCTGGCGGCCATAGCGCCGAAGTAGCAGTTTCCGTGAAATGGAGCGGTGCGCACCGACCACGTGCCCTGCCTGATGCTGTACACGTACATGCTGTTACCGAAGTTGCAGATGCAGAAGATGGAGTCGCCGAGGGTCGCGCCCATGTTGCCATAGGAGCTGACGGGTAGGGACGCCATCTCGGTCCAGGCGTTGTCTGCCTTGGTCCAGTGGTAAACGCTGCGACCGTAGGTGCCGTTATAGAAGCCGAGTGTGTACACGCCGGATGAGTCGGTACCGCCGCCATCATCCTGCCAGTACACTGCGCTCTGGTTGCTGGAGGGCACCGGCAGGTCAGCTATCTTGGTCCAGGTGTTGGTTCGCGAATTGTACCGATAGCACGATTGCAGGTAGCTACTGTCTTGTCCGCCGATTCCGCCGATAGCGTACAGAAAGCTGCTGTCGGCCTGCCGCTCCCACGCGCCCGCCATCCCACGGAAGACGCCCTTGGCACCCGGATAGCTGGCCCTAGTGCTCCAGTTTGTCGCTTCCTGCTGGTAGGACTCGCTGGGCGGCAGGACACCGTTGCGCGGGGGCGCGCACGCCGGGTCGAGGGCCGCCTGCGAAGCAAGCGCGGTATTTGATGGCGCGGCGTATCTGACTGGACAAACGCCGCCGTTCTGCAGCGCGACGAGGCTGCCTGCAAGCAGCAGGCAAAGTATCGCGGCTTGACCAGCTTTAGACATGTCTACCTCCAGTTGACTGTCGCTAACCCGTTACCTAAGTCTGAGAATCCACACAATATTAACCCCACGTCTGTGGTTGTCAAGTAGGGGGAAAAGCGGAGGTTAACCAGACTCACCCTATTTCGGGAAGCTTTGCGACATCAAACGAGCCTACAGCTAACAGCCTTCAGCTAGCAGCTTCCGGCAGGCCGGCAAGACCATTGTAGATTTCAGATTGTCGATTGTAGATTGGCGGGTGGCCGCGGCTTCGCCGCAAGCCGTGCAGTTCCTGGTCCATAGTCCTACGCCCGTCCGATTCGTTTCCGTCTTGCATCGCCGGCCCGCGATGATACTCTTATCCCAACAATCTGGAAGAGCGGTGGAAGACCGGGTGCGTGTCCACGCACGAACGGTTGCGCAAGCTTGGGACACGATCCCAAATCTCGGAGATTTGGGTCATGTCCCGCGCACAGGGAAAGCCGTGTGAATCGGCTGCGGTCCCACCCACTGTGAGCGGTTCCTCGCTCTGTCACACTGACGACTCGGATAGTCAGAATGCAGGGCCAGTAGGTTCTGACTTCTGGTTTCTGAATTCTGAATTGTCCGGTTCGGTGTACTGCCACTGGCCTTGGCCGGGAAGGCGACAGAGTCATGCCGCAAGCCAGGAGACCTGTCCGCCGCCTCCAATAGGTTCAACTTGTGAGGAAAGGAGAATCGTGATGCAGACGAAGTCAAAGGGCAAAGGTCAAAGGGGAAGTGTCAAAGGACCCGGAGCGACCCGGCTTGCCCTGCTGGTTGCGCTCGCCGGGGTGGCCGCAGCGGGAACGCTGCGAGGTGTGGTGCTGGATGCCGAAACCCGGCAGCCGGTAGGCTATGCAGCAGTCAATGTCCCAGACTTGGAACTCAGCACGACGGCCGACTCAACCGGCTCATTTGCGCTTGAGCTTGGGTCCGCTCCCAGTCGCATAACCGTCGTGATCTCTCGCGTCGGGTATGAAGAGCGTCGCTGGGACGATGTCAGCGTCCAACGAGCCGCGGCTTTCTACCTGCGACCCAGCGCGGTCCGAATGAAGGGAATCTCCGTAACCGCATTTCGCACTCCGACTGATATCAATCGCTCCGGCCCGGTCTCGGTAATCGAGCCCGGCGACTCAGCCGTCAGCGGCGGCACCAACGTAGCAGACCTGCTGCAGGATATGCCATCAGTCATGCTGAAGGACTATGGCAACCTGACGACCATCGGTCTGCGCGGCGCCAACGCGGAACAAACCCTCATACTCTTCGATGGAGTCAGGCTAAATTCCGCCCAGGACAACCTATTCGACCTGACTTTGCTGCCCTTGTCGCAGGCCCAGCGGTTAGAAGTCGTCAGGGGCAATAACTCAGCCCTGTATGGCGCCAACTCCATCGGCGGGCTGGTCAACGTACTCACGCCTGACCCGGAATCGCTCGGCGCGAAGGCGGTCGCTGGCCTCGGCTCGTTCGGTCGGCGCTATCTAGAGGCTACGCACACCAACTGGTCGGCCCCGCTTGGTTACGTCGTTACCGGCAGCCTGAGCCGAACCGGTGACAAGTTCACGTACCGGGACACGATGGACTCGCTGCATGAGCGCATCAACTCCGGCATTAACTCCGAGGACGTGATGGCCAAGGGCGTCTACGCGCAAGGCCCGCACCGTGTGTCATTGCTAGGCGAATACGGCATCACCCGGCGCGGCGAGCCAGGTCCGACTTCCTGGCCGGCGGACAGCGCCCGCATGGAGGAGTACCGCGGTATCGCGCACCTTGCCTACGACCTGCAGGAGACCGACAACTCCAGGCTCGAATCGCGACTCTACTATCACCAGTCTTGGCTGCACTATTGGGACCCGGATACGCTGGCGTGGGCCAATGACACGCACGTTACGACTATGGCCGGGCTCAACGCGCAGCAGACGACGCATCTTGCCGAATGGGCCACAGCGATTGTCGGACTTGAGGGCGCGCGCGAGCAGTTCCGAAGTTCGGCCATCGGCACCCCCCAGCGTCTGACCGGCTCAGGCTGGGCCGAGGCGCGTTTGAATTGGCTGGGCTTCGACATTGTGCCGATGGCGCGATACGACTGGCTGGATGATTCGAGGCAGGAGCCGGACTCCATGCTCACCCGCTCCAGAACCCGTGTCATCAATCCCAAACTCTCACTGAGCTACTCAGCTTCTTCCTGGCTCAACCTCTACGCCTCGGTCGGACGGTCCTTTCGCGCCCCGACCTTCAATGAACTCTACTGGCCTGCGGACCCATGGACCAAAGGCAACCCAAACCTGAAACCGGAATGGGCGACCAGCGTGGACCTTGGCGTGTCGGCCCGGTACGAGTCACTACTTTCCGGGCGGCTCGGGCTCTGGCACTCATCCCTGACCGACCTCATCGAGTGGCAGCCGGACTCGGCCTATGTCTACAGGCCGGTGAATCTCGACACCGCAACCATCACCGGAGCTGAAGTCGAGTTCTGCCTTGGTGCCAGGCACGCCGGCCTTGACGGCAACGCCACTTACATGCTCGCCCGCTCACACGGCATGGACCTCATCTACCGACCTCGACTCAGCTTCGGCGTGTCGCCATGGGCCGGCTGGGGCATAGCAGAGATGACCTGCGACGTCCGCTACACTGGTTCGAGGTACACGACACCGGACACGTTGCCGCCGAGCGGAGCGAACTCGCTGCCCAGCTACCTATTGGTCGATGTCGGCCTGGCAGTTAGTCCGACATTCGGCCACATAGGGACCGCGCTGCGCGGCGGAGTCCGCAATCTGTTTGACCGGCAGTACGAAGTGATGAGAGACTATCCGGTTCCGGGTCGCAACTGGTACGCTGAAATCGAGCTGAAACTCTAGTGCGCCGACGCTTTGGACTGCGGGAGAGGAAGCTCCCGCTTTTCCTGAGCTGAATCAGGTACGGTCACCGGCCCTGGCGGCCTGGCCAGGTCGGCGAGGTAGGACGCTTTGAGCGCGTTGAACTCGGGCATGTTCTTCGATGCCACCGGCTCGGCCCGCGGCGGTATCACTTTCAATGGATTCACCGGCTTGCCGCCCTGCCTCACCTCGAAGTGCAAGTGCGGCCCGGTTGCCAGGCCGGTCATCCCGACGTAGCCGATTGTCTGTCCCTGCCGCACGCTACGTCCTGCACTTATGCCCGCTCCGTAGCGAGACAGATGTCCGTAGCAGGACACGAGCCCGCCCGAGTGGCGGATTTCCACGAAGTTGCCGTACCCGTCGTTGGGCTGGGCCATGGCAACCGTCCCGTCGGCGATTGCGCTCACCGGCGTACCGGTCGGCGCTCCGTAGTCAACGCCCGTGTGCTCCCGCCATGTCCGGAGGATTGGATGATATCTCATGCCGAAATAGGACGTCACCTTGGCAAACTGCAGAGGCGACCGCAGCACGGTCTTGCGCAGCGACTGTCCCTTGTCGTTGTAGTAGTCCCAGTGCCCGGACGGACCTGCGTAGTAGAAGCCGTAGAAGTTGCCGGCCTTGCCCTGGAAGTGCGCAGCGTAGACGCGACCGTCCTTGTAGAACTCGGAGTCGACGTAGCACTTGTCGACCAGCAGCTCAAAGGAATCACCCTCGTTGACCTCGGTCAGGAAGTCCACCTCGTAGCCCAGAATCTCGGCGAAATTCACAATCAGCGCGGGCGTCTCGCCGAGGTCGGTCATCGAGTTCCAGAGTGACCCCTTGATGGTGCCGCGAACTACCACGCAGGTGGTGTCGACCGGCTTTGTCTCCTTGCTCGCAGTCGAGCCGTTTGAGTCAAAGTGCACCGAGTAGAATGTCACCGGGTCCTTGCTGTAGGTAACTGCTGAGAGGTTCAAACCCCGGTACGTGAACTTCACCCTGTCTCCGGCCTTCATGCTCCTGAAGTTGAAGTCAGTCTTCGACAGGGCCGTGCAGACATCTTTGACCTGGTCGGCAGAGAGACACCAACGGGCAAGTACCCCGGCCAACACCTCGCCCTTGCTCAAGCTGTCCTTGGCAGCGTAGGTCGAGTCGGAACTGGGAACGTCCGGCCCGCACACCGGACGCTTCACACTGCGCCGCCGGGCGAACAGGAACATCCCCGCCAACAGCGCCAGCAGGACAAGAACCAACCCGACCCACAAGAACGAGCGGGGTTGTCGCACCGGCTTGGAAGGCCCAGTCGGCTCGATGTTCTGTTCCATGGCGACTATCCGGCAACTCCAAATCCGGCCACTGCCGGGCAGGCAGTAAGAGATGGCATGCCGGTTCGGACGCTCAACGGCATCATTGAGTTGTAACTTCTGTGTGCACCAGTCGGGTAAGACTAGCGGCTCAGAAGTCTAAGGCAACACCTGCCGTCCGAAATCCGACACAGGAGATCACCATAGAGGCACGAAGACACCTAGAGGGTGATGATGGTAATCGACACTCTCCGTGGGCGCTCCGCATGCCTGTCCGCGCTTCGGACACTTCTGACTTCTGAAATCTAGCTTCCGGCTTCTGACTTCGTCCAAGAGCCTACCGCGGCAGGTCTTCCTGAATTGTCACGCCCGCCTTCACGGCTGCCACGACGTCCGACGCCCGGCCGAAAGTCGTCACGTCGCCGGACACACTCGATCGCGAGGCGTCGCATTCCGGGCAAGGATGGAATGTGACCGAGAAGTCCCCGCGTAGGGCCCAGCTTTCGACTATTGACTTCTCCCCTTTCGCTTCCCGGACCTGCAGATAGAGCATCTCGGGCAACTCGACTTTGGCGAACGACGCCACGGTCCCGCACTGCTCGCACGGTCTCTGGACTCTGGTTCCGACCTCGAACCTGGCCTTCTCCAGCACTTCGTCGGGCAGGTCATTGTACTCGTATGTGCGTATCAACTGCCGACCTCCGCCCGGGCCGGAACCCTCTGCCATCATCAGCCATATCTTGTCGAGCACGGGATTGTCGTCGTGGACGGAGAGCACATACCGAGCCCTCTCCTCACCGGTCAATAGTTCCCGCGCCCGGCGCTCATCGAGCTCGGCGCTCTTGATCGTCTCCTGCCTTAGCTTCACCCTGCGCCGGCCCTCGGCAATGAACCCGGCCAGCTCTTCATCCTCGTACCTGAGCTTCGGGTCCATGTAGCGGATGAGCATCTTGATACGGTAGATGGCCGTACGGTCGAAGAAGAAGATGGCAGGCCAGGCCACGACGTACGCAAACCCGCGGAGAATCCCGACCAGGATGTCGAGCGAGAACTCTGAATCCGAGCGGTACTCACCATCCAGATAGTACAGACTGAGGTGATACAGAACGGCTATGGTGATTCCGGTCAGGAACCAGAGGGCGAAGATAGGCACCGCAACCGATACGAGTTCCCGGGCCACATCTGTATCAAGCATCGCTCCCCCTTTCGGCCCTGGTCGGTCCACTGGTCGCCGCGACGACCAGCCGCTGAGGGCGGTCTGGCAAGCCACCCGCGACAACGCCTGCAGGTATCATCGTACCTCTTCACAGGATAGACATCCGCCATGCACAAGTCAAATCGGATACACACGGCGGTCGCTGGCCTTGACCGGACAGGGCACGCCTCATATACTCCCGCAACGATGTCACGCCCGGAGAAGCGGCTCACCGGCCTGGGACGCAATTCCAAGCCTCAGAATGGCTTGGGTCGTGTCACGCGCCAGGACAGCCGCACCTGGCTGTTCTTCGCACTCGCGCTCACGTTCTTCATGCGTCTCTGGTTCATCCTCGGTATGCGCGGCAACCCCTTTTCGACTGTCGGGCCGCAGATGCTCGATTCCTATTACTATCACCGCTGGGCAATCGAGATAATATCGGGCAACTTCTGGGGCTCGGACGTCTTCTTCCTGCGGCCGCTCTACCCCTACCTGCTCGCGCTCATCTATGCCGTTTTCGGCCGGCACGTCTTCGCCGTTCAATTCATCCAGACTGTGCTTGCCACCATCTCCTGCCTCCTTCTCTACGAAACGACCCGGCACGTCTTCGGCAGGAGACCCGCCATCTTCGCGTCCTTCGGCTTCGCCCTGAACGGAATCCTGGTATTCTACACCGGCACGCTGCTCTACGTCGAAATCACAGTCCTGCTGAGCCTGCTCTTTCTGTGGCTGCTGCTCATCGCGGGCAAACGCATCTGGCTCTGGATTGCGGCGGGCGTCTGCTTCGGCCTGCTCGTCGTGTGCAGGCCGGAGCTGCTCCCGATTCTGCCATTCACGCTTCTGTGGCTATGGCGCAGACAGACCGCTGACCGCCAACCGGTGACCGCCAACCGCGCCCTCCTCAATCCAACCCACTCCCCAGAAGAGCAAGGAAGAACATGGACACGCGGACCAGCCGCGCTGACGGTTGCGGCGCTTGTGGTGATCGCGGTCGTGCCGATACGGAACTACGTCGTCGCCCGTGACCCGGTCCTGTTCACGGCCCACTCCGGCATCAACTTCTACTACGGGAACAACGCCTCGGCAGACGGAACGTGGCAGCCGACCGCCGAACTCGAACGCGGCCCCGGATTCTCACACGAACGGCTGAAGCGCGTCAGCCGGACCATCAACGGCCGTGAGCTTAGCTGGTCCGCGGCATCAGCCTACTGGACCAAGCAGGGCCTCAGTTTCATCACTCACCAGCCGCTCACGTACTTCCGCCTGCTCGGCCGCAAACTCCTCCTCTTCCTGAGCAACTACGAGGTGCCGAATGACTACTACCCGGAGACCGCCCGTGCCGCATCTTTGCCGCTGAGGTTGGCCTTTGTAAATCTTGGGCTTGTGCTTGGGCTTGGGCTCCTGGGCATGATCTGGGCATGGCCGAAACGCCGACAGGCGCTGCCTGCGTATCTGTTCGTCGCCGCGTATCTCCTCTCTTCCTTTCTCTTCTACGTGCTCTCGCGCCTCCGCGCGCCGGTGATTCCATTTCTTCTGATGTTTGCTGGCTTCGGCCTGAACGAACTGGTCGGAGCATACCGACAACGCCGCCTCGTTCGAGCCGCAACCGGCCTCGCGATTGCCGTCGCGGCCTACCTTGGTTCCGGCCTGATTCCGGTCCAGCGACAGACCTACTCGGCCCAGGCATGGACCCAGGTGGGCAACACGTTCCTCAGTGAACGCAAGATCGGGCCTGCCATCGACGCGCTCACCCGCGCACTCACGGTCCAGCCGAATTCGTATGCGGCCCGCTACAGCCTGGTCATGGCCCTGGCCGGCGCGGGCAAAACGGACCAGGCAGAAGCCGAGTTCTCAGAACTGGCCAAGGCTGCTGCCTCGTCTTCAGAGGGACAAGCCCTTGCCCGCCTCGCTGCGGCCCGCATCGCCATCGCCCGCCGCGATTTCGCACAGGCAGCCGCACTCTATCGACAAGACCTTGCCCAGTACCCGGACGATGCCGAGACCTGCTACATGCTCGGCCTGGTTTACATCAGCATGGACAGCCTTGCACAGGCCCGCGAGCAACTGTCCCGAGCCGTTGCTATCGACCCGGGCCAGGATGCCGCCCGCGATGCACTGAAGGCGGTCGAATCGCGGCTCCAGCATTGAAGCAAGAACCCCGTGCGGAGATCTCACCACCAAGACACCAAGGCACAAAGAGACATTACCACGGATTGACACTGATCAGCAGGGATGGATGCAGCGTGAATTCCAACTGTCCGCGAACC contains:
- a CDS encoding TonB-dependent receptor — translated: MQTKSKGKGQRGSVKGPGATRLALLVALAGVAAAGTLRGVVLDAETRQPVGYAAVNVPDLELSTTADSTGSFALELGSAPSRITVVISRVGYEERRWDDVSVQRAAAFYLRPSAVRMKGISVTAFRTPTDINRSGPVSVIEPGDSAVSGGTNVADLLQDMPSVMLKDYGNLTTIGLRGANAEQTLILFDGVRLNSAQDNLFDLTLLPLSQAQRLEVVRGNNSALYGANSIGGLVNVLTPDPESLGAKAVAGLGSFGRRYLEATHTNWSAPLGYVVTGSLSRTGDKFTYRDTMDSLHERINSGINSEDVMAKGVYAQGPHRVSLLGEYGITRRGEPGPTSWPADSARMEEYRGIAHLAYDLQETDNSRLESRLYYHQSWLHYWDPDTLAWANDTHVTTMAGLNAQQTTHLAEWATAIVGLEGAREQFRSSAIGTPQRLTGSGWAEARLNWLGFDIVPMARYDWLDDSRQEPDSMLTRSRTRVINPKLSLSYSASSWLNLYASVGRSFRAPTFNELYWPADPWTKGNPNLKPEWATSVDLGVSARYESLLSGRLGLWHSSLTDLIEWQPDSAYVYRPVNLDTATITGAEVEFCLGARHAGLDGNATYMLARSHGMDLIYRPRLSFGVSPWAGWGIAEMTCDVRYTGSRYTTPDTLPPSGANSLPSYLLVDVGLAVSPTFGHIGTALRGGVRNLFDRQYEVMRDYPVPGRNWYAEIELKL
- a CDS encoding kelch repeat-containing protein, with translation MSKAGQAAILCLLLAGSLVALQNGGVCPVRYAAPSNTALASQAALDPACAPPRNGVLPPSESYQQEATNWSTRASYPGAKGVFRGMAGAWERQADSSFLYAIGGIGGQDSSYLQSCYRYNSRTNTWTKIADLPVPSSNQSAVYWQDDGGGTDSSGVYTLGFYNGTYGRSVYHWTKADNAWTEMASLPVSSYGNMGATLGDSIFCICNFGNSMYVYSIRQGTWSVRTAPFHGNCYFGAMAASQGKIYEIGGFYTNGSFQVYDPISHTWTTEAAPPACVGGNSPNFAPWGSGILERLYCWGGADCWTPRNGVAWWNPGTNVWTEEGTIPVGVTGAFYGPIAEWPGPVEGLNHVGGKDGPGYSTEHWRGVPDTTHSGWRNAMRGVAR
- a CDS encoding tetratricopeptide repeat protein, with product MSRPEKRLTGLGRNSKPQNGLGRVTRQDSRTWLFFALALTFFMRLWFILGMRGNPFSTVGPQMLDSYYYHRWAIEIISGNFWGSDVFFLRPLYPYLLALIYAVFGRHVFAVQFIQTVLATISCLLLYETTRHVFGRRPAIFASFGFALNGILVFYTGTLLYVEITVLLSLLFLWLLLIAGKRIWLWIAAGVCFGLLVVCRPELLPILPFTLLWLWRRQTADRQPVTANRALLNPTHSPEEQGRTWTRGPAALTVAALVVIAVVPIRNYVVARDPVLFTAHSGINFYYGNNASADGTWQPTAELERGPGFSHERLKRVSRTINGRELSWSAASAYWTKQGLSFITHQPLTYFRLLGRKLLLFLSNYEVPNDYYPETARAASLPLRLAFVNLGLVLGLGLLGMIWAWPKRRQALPAYLFVAAYLLSSFLFYVLSRLRAPVIPFLLMFAGFGLNELVGAYRQRRLVRAATGLAIAVAAYLGSGLIPVQRQTYSAQAWTQVGNTFLSERKIGPAIDALTRALTVQPNSYAARYSLVMALAGAGKTDQAEAEFSELAKAAASSSEGQALARLAAARIAIARRDFAQAAALYRQDLAQYPDDAETCYMLGLVYISMDSLAQAREQLSRAVAIDPGQDAARDALKAVESRLQH
- a CDS encoding M23 family metallopeptidase, with product MEQNIEPTGPSKPVRQPRSFLWVGLVLVLLALLAGMFLFARRRSVKRPVCGPDVPSSDSTYAAKDSLSKGEVLAGVLARWCLSADQVKDVCTALSKTDFNFRSMKAGDRVKFTYRGLNLSAVTYSKDPVTFYSVHFDSNGSTASKETKPVDTTCVVVRGTIKGSLWNSMTDLGETPALIVNFAEILGYEVDFLTEVNEGDSFELLVDKCYVDSEFYKDGRVYAAHFQGKAGNFYGFYYAGPSGHWDYYNDKGQSLRKTVLRSPLQFAKVTSYFGMRYHPILRTWREHTGVDYGAPTGTPVSAIADGTVAMAQPNDGYGNFVEIRHSGGLVSCYGHLSRYGAGISAGRSVRQGQTIGYVGMTGLATGPHLHFEVRQGGKPVNPLKVIPPRAEPVASKNMPEFNALKASYLADLARPPGPVTVPDSAQEKRELPLPQSKASAH